In a single window of the Paenibacillus sp. MMS20-IR301 genome:
- a CDS encoding DUF4878 domain-containing protein, which translates to MNHFNDIYKWSVYASDEYIARVYMWCSGDTSESKSIDEMKQQYAEISKERASLTDYEIKQMSKINTDEYEVEVHHSWDNGGEDSTIYSAVKVDGVWKVNDRI; encoded by the coding sequence TGATATCTATAAGTGGAGCGTTTATGCATCGGATGAATATATTGCGAGAGTGTACATGTGGTGTTCCGGAGATACTTCTGAAAGTAAATCTATCGACGAAATGAAGCAGCAGTATGCTGAAATTAGTAAGGAGCGGGCAAGTCTAACAGACTATGAAATTAAGCAAATGAGCAAAATAAATACGGATGAATATGAAGTGGAGGTTCACCACTCTTGGGATAATGGAGGAGAAGATTCAACTATTTATTCCGCAGTAAAAGTAGATGGTGTATGGAAAGTGAATGATAGGATTTAA